A window of Daucus carota subsp. sativus chromosome 2, DH1 v3.0, whole genome shotgun sequence genomic DNA:
ttttttaatcttaattaTTATTCGGAGttttatcatattaaaacttcATCCACTTTGTGTGCTTCGCCTCACTAAAAATGATACTCCCTTATTTCTCATCACTTATCCATATTCTAATTTGTGTTTTGCAGTAACCAACTTCACACTAACCTGGCTCATTTCTCCTTTAAGTCGGTTTATCCTGTCGGCATTGGGATCACTTGAGTAATATTCCATTTGTTGGCTCATCACCCTTGAAAATTCATCATTCATAGCATAAGCTTGGGCTGAGAGAACTGCTCGACCATAAGTCCTAACAAATCTTTGGTGAATGTCTTCCATAAAAGCAAAAGGAATTCGTCCTGTAGAGAAAATAGAAATCAGAACACAGAGATTGTATGAGCACACGAAGCAACAATCAGGTGAAGATCCAACAGAAGACATAGCTTGCCTAATCAATGGCATACATTCTACCAAGATCCAACAGAAGAAATGCAGAGCCTGCAGAAAAGCTGAAATCAAATAGTTGTGACTTGTGAACCAGTAGATGGCCGTATGTCCACATCATCTAATTTTGATTTGCTCCAATATATCCGGATATgagtttatttataatattctcaCACCTTTTTATACATATATCTGTTTCATTATCCTGTTTGTTGTTCCATACATCAACAGTACAGTGTACTTCTCACAAACACAATATTTCTAACAATTTAAGTTGATGGGTATGCTCAACAACTAACTAGTGAAAACATAGTATCACATAATATGGGGAATCAAAGCTTTATAGTACATTATTGTATTTTGAGTTAAGGTGGTTCATATAATAGTAATACATCTTCTGATTGATGATGATCAGATACATTCTGGGAAGATGAGAAGAATTACGATGAAACAGTAGGCATTACCACTAATAAAGTAGGGAGAAACAATATGAAACAAAGATCTTATCATAATCAACTTATTGTCGATTACAATAGAGTGGAGGCTTATTTAGCCAACAACTGGGTAACTATCTTCACACGGAAACTGATATAATAAAGCCATTATCTAGTAATACTATTAAATATCATCCAGTAATACTATATAGAAGTTGTGGGCCCAAACAAGTAGTTTTACACCTTAACTAGGCATTGTCACTGTCTACCCAATTGTCAATTTAAAAAGGTAGTCTAAAGTCCCTTACTGGGCATTGCTAGTCTGCTATATTACCTAAGACTTCTTTATACAAACATGTAACTTTAGACCCTGAATTGTCCCCTACTAACTAGTGAATCAACTGATTTTCCGAAATAAGTATGCCACCTAACATAAATTGGTTTTTTCGTTTGAACTGCACAAAAAGTAATGTATTGTCATGTGCCTTACTAACGGATGTTAAACAATTTAGCAaccaaaattcaataaatctaAAGCATATACTTCTAAATATACTACACACTGATCGCAATGCTAATGCTCTCTACTTTGCAAAGTCATCGCTTATCACATCCGACAACAAAATCAATCCTCAACTAACAATCATCTACTAACTCTAACTCCACACTCAGATCCTAACAATTATCAAAATTAACATCACAATTACCGAAAATAACAAACAGAATTACGCAACAATACATcgaaaaaaaacagaaaaataaaacagaaaTCATACTTCCAGCGTTCTCATCAGCCATACAAAGCACAGTGAGTCCATCCGTCCTCTTAACATGAAACACGTAGCGATCTTGTGAATACGACACATTCATATCATCATTCCCGGGAGCTTTTTCGAGTATTTGTCGCGCAATCGCGCTTGCATTGGTCGTCGTGCCGCTAAACTCCGCCAGAACCACCGATCCTCTCGCCACCAGTACATACAGAATCGCCATATCTATCACAACTGGATCGAATCAAcaaattgaattataatatatacattaaaGAGCTAGGGTTTTGAGGAGTGATGGATTGGGAATTGAAATTAAAGTTTATTAGTAGTAGTGGATGATTGATGAGCTAGCTGTAGATGTTGGTGTGTTGACCCATTCATGGCTGTTTTGTGCTTTTTGCGTATGTGGTTGTATCTTACGCTTTGTGTTATTTCAATTCAATATAATTTGTGATGTGATTGATACTTGGTGATTTCACATTACATTTGCTGGATTTATGtgttttttgaatttgaatttcatgGAGGTCGgcatctttaaaaaaaacaaaaattttgaaataaaaactttttaatattattagctCAAAAATATTTAGTAAAGTATGTAAACTGGAACATACAAACAACAAAATCATTTCCTAGGCTTAGCATGTTTGTCTGGGTTTAGAATCAAGATTTGaagttatttttaaatgtaGTTATAAGGCaaatattaacttaaaatcataaattcgtagaatgtgattttttgatcattttatttatttttgtgtgtagaaaaatcaagtttaattctaaaataaataatctatcaaatttatttatttgaattatttttttaataactcataagtcaactaaaaaataaaattgtcatGTATATATGGTCATAATTTTAAGTCCACACGCTTGTTATACTTAAACAAACAATATaagtaaaaaaagttaaaaatgacaatttaatatatttttttttctaagcaAAATATATTAAGAGAAAAAGGACACATACCCCGCGAAAGGAGGACAAAAATCCCACCAAAACAACAGAAGGCAGAAAGCCTAGCAAGTGCAAGCAAACTAGCTAGCTAACATGACTATAAACACAGGACCTGCTAATCAATGGATTACAATTAATACAATAGATCAGTAAGCTGATTGTCCTCCCTTATCCATTTCTTGAATTTAACACAAGTGAAAAGCTTTTCACGAACAATCCTTTTAAGCTGAGAAATCACATGAAAAGAAGCATGTCCAGGATCATGATTATGGAGACGAAAGTTTCGTTCCTTCCACACCAAGTACACAGCAACAGAGAGATAAAGACTGCCAATTAATCTTTGTCGTTTGCTAATAGCTGGATGAAAAATTGCACCAGTTTGACATTGAGTCCAATTATGAGAGAAATCAACAGGACATGCTCTTCGAATAAGGTCGAAATAAGGACAATCAGAAAATAGGTGTATGATAGATTCTCGGCCATTACACAGGAGGAGACAaccttttgaattttttaataggGAGATAAAGGCCATTATCATTCATTTTTGAATTTGTTCTTCCATGTAGTATGGTCTCACATGCAGTATGGCTGGACAAGTTGCTTTCAGACAACTATATCCTCCTGGTGAGGATTTTGAGATTGTTTATAATGATG
This region includes:
- the LOC108210155 gene encoding vesicle-associated membrane protein 711 — translated: MAILYVLVARGSVVLAEFSGTTTNASAIARQILEKAPGNDDMNVSYSQDRYVFHVKRTDGLTVLCMADENAGRRIPFAFMEDIHQRFVRTYGRAVLSAQAYAMNDEFSRVMSQQMEYYSSDPNADRINRLKGEMSQVRNVMIENIDKVLERGDRLELLVDKTENLQGNTFRFRKQTRRFRSTVWWKNVKLTVMLIVLLLVIVYIVMAFVCHGLLLPSCF